AAGCTCGACCATTGTAACGGCCCTTCATAATGGCGCAAGAGGCGTTATTGCTGTTGAAGATATGGGTGATGCAACCCGTATTGCCCAAAACCTGGATTCAAGCAGCTATTTGCTGTGCGGCGAACAGGGCGGTGTAAAAATTGAGGGCTTCCATCTCGGCAATTCCCCCTTTGAGTATGAAGCGGATGTGGTAAAGGGGCGCACGCTTATTTTTAATTCTACCAACGGCACCCCTACGCTTGTGCGCTGCAGTGGGGCGAAGGAAGTGATCATCGGGTCTTTTCTGAATGCCGGCGCCGTAGTTGAGCGCCTGCGGGAGACGACACGGGAAATCCTGATTGTCTGTTCCGGCTGGAAATCGCGGCTCTCTTTTGAAGATATGCTCTGCGCCGGCTATCTGCTGCATACCTTCATTGGTGCAGATTTGCCGGATGACGCTCCCGACGGCGCGCAGCTTGCGGATGCCTTGTACAAACAGTACGGCGGCAACCTTGTGGCTTCGGTTGAGCGGAGCAATCACGGTAAGCGTCTCGCGGGACTGGGTTTTGAAGCCGATATCCCGTACTGCTGCACCATTGACAAGTCCAATGTTGTGCCTGTCCTGATGGACGGGCTTTTTGTCCCGGCCTCTTAAGGCTGAATCTGCCGCTTTTTTTACCTGAAGTGCCGGTCGTCTGCCAAAAGCGGACGGCCGGCATTTTTTTCTTTTGTAGGGGGATGTGCTTCCGGTTCGGACATGCTTCAGTTTTTGGCACTGATCATTCGTATATTTGAAGCTGTGCAGAAAAAGAGGGTGAGCCGCCCGGGAAAACACAAAGCTGATCTAATAAAATCAAAGAGTTAATGGCAAGCAAACGTGCAACCAACGGAAGGAAGTCATCGCCGTCGAAATCGCCGGGGAAGAACGGGGCCGGTGTGAAGCGAAAAAAAGAAATCCTGGGTGTACTGATGATGTCCGTAGCCCTGCTGCTGGGCCTGAGCATTTTCAGCTACAACATGGCTGATGACAGCGTGCTGCAAAATTACAGTTTTACCGAGCTGCTGAACCTCAGCCAAACGCCGGCTACGCAAATCACCAACTGGCTGGGCCCGGTTGGCGCGGTCATTTCAAATTTCCTGGTGTATTCTCTCTTCGGCTATACGACCATCGTGCTGCCCGGCCTGCTGCTCAAGTACGGCTGGCTGATTTTCCGGCAGCAGCCGCTGGCCCAATTTCATAAGCGCGCGTTTTATCTTTTTCTGGTGATGCTTACCATATCGGCCCTTTTTGGGTGGTTTAATGAGCTCACGGGTACCCCTTCCCATGCGTTCGCCGGCGTACTTGGTATTAATTTTTCTGGTTTTCTGATCGCCCTCACTGCAAACTGGGGCTCAGGTATCATTTTGTTTACAGCGCTGATTGCCGTACTGCTGCTCATTCTGGATGGTGACATACAGGTTACCATCGACCGGATGCGTCAGGCGGGGGAGCGTCTAAGGCACCGTTTGGCGGATTGGAAGGCGGCACGGGCGGAAGCGGCGGCTGCACGCAAAGCTGCGAAAGCCGAAGCGGAAGCTGAAGCAGAAGAGGAATACGAGGAAGATGATTTCGAAACCGAAGCTGAGGAGCTGTCCGGAAGCCCATCCCCCGAAAAAAAACATGGTGCTGCTGAAAATGCGAACCGTAATAACGGGGCAACCGGCAGGGCAGGAAGTGAAACCCAATGGCCGACCTTTAAGGATGAGGATGAACTTGCGCGTGAAGGTGAGCATGAGTCGCTTTCCGGTGAGCAGGACGAATGGTTCGATTCGGCCGAAACAGGTGAGACGCCCGAGCAACGCCGTCGTCGTATAGCGGAAGAGGAGCGTCAGGAGCTGATCAGCCGACCACCGCGAGCCATTATTGAAAAAGACCCGCAGCACGGAAAGGAAGGGAAAGTGTCGGCTGCCGGGGATCAGGACGAGGCCGAGTTCACCATCATTCGCGGGGCAGAAGAGGAAAAAGCTTCAGATCACGAGCTGCGCAAGGCACGGGAAGAAGCGTCGCGGCCGCGCATACGGTACCGCTATCCGGATCATAGCCTGCTCGACGACGCCCCGCCCCGCAACATGCAGGTGACTGATGAGGAGGTCAATCAGAACAAGCAGATCATCACAGAAAAGCTGCAGCTGCACGGCATCAGCATTCTCAAAATTGAAGCCATCATCGGTCCGACGGTTACGCTGTATGAGCTTTATCCCGCCCCGGATGTCAAAATCAGCAAGATTGAAAGCTACGCCAACGACCTCAAAATGGCGATGGCAACACACGGGCTGCGCATCATTGCGCCCATTCCGGGCAAAAGCGCGGTCGGCATTGAGGTGCCCAACCGCAACCGCGA
This genomic stretch from Cyclonatronum proteinivorum harbors:
- a CDS encoding 2-phosphosulfolactate phosphatase; its protein translation is MRNTPDVFATGRAFSEDEVKGKTVVVIDVLRASSTIVTALHNGARGVIAVEDMGDATRIAQNLDSSSYLLCGEQGGVKIEGFHLGNSPFEYEADVVKGRTLIFNSTNGTPTLVRCSGAKEVIIGSFLNAGAVVERLRETTREILIVCSGWKSRLSFEDMLCAGYLLHTFIGADLPDDAPDGAQLADALYKQYGGNLVASVERSNHGKRLAGLGFEADIPYCCTIDKSNVVPVLMDGLFVPAS
- a CDS encoding DNA translocase FtsK; translation: MASKRATNGRKSSPSKSPGKNGAGVKRKKEILGVLMMSVALLLGLSIFSYNMADDSVLQNYSFTELLNLSQTPATQITNWLGPVGAVISNFLVYSLFGYTTIVLPGLLLKYGWLIFRQQPLAQFHKRAFYLFLVMLTISALFGWFNELTGTPSHAFAGVLGINFSGFLIALTANWGSGIILFTALIAVLLLILDGDIQVTIDRMRQAGERLRHRLADWKAARAEAAAARKAAKAEAEAEAEEEYEEDDFETEAEELSGSPSPEKKHGAAENANRNNGATGRAGSETQWPTFKDEDELAREGEHESLSGEQDEWFDSAETGETPEQRRRRIAEEERQELISRPPRAIIEKDPQHGKEGKVSAAGDQDEAEFTIIRGAEEEKASDHELRKAREEASRPRIRYRYPDHSLLDDAPPRNMQVTDEEVNQNKQIITEKLQLHGISILKIEAIIGPTVTLYELYPAPDVKISKIESYANDLKMAMATHGLRIIAPIPGKSAVGIEVPNRNRETVHIKDLIYTKKFSETKMTLPVAFGKTIENEVFMLDLTKLPHLLMAGATGSGKSVGINTIITCLLFKVHPENLKFVLIDPKKIELALYRNIQNHYLATLPDADEPIITDTSQVQLVLNSVCKEMDERYELLKMAIVRDIKAYNQKFADGALEEDLGHRHLPYIVVVIDELADLMITAGKGIEEPIARLAQLARAVGIHLVVATQRPSVNVITGTIKANFPSRIAYRVASKVDSRTILDTMGADQLVGKGDMLYTGGAGMVRVQNAFVATEEVERINAFIGAQQGFGGPFFLPRMDDDEDNGGGLPEKSERDELFEDAARVVVMHQQGSVSLLQRRLKLGYNRAGRLIDQLYAAGIVGPYQGSTARDVLIPDEVTLEQHLQDLDS